A genomic segment from Alistipes senegalensis JC50 encodes:
- a CDS encoding SusC/RagA family TonB-linked outer membrane protein: MKKSYDEFQRKCDFRMIAAFCALLAAILFSPSYASAQNFTIQGSVKTEKGEPVPGATIILSGTQQGVTTDAQGNFSLRLAKKPAADASLLVSYLGYKSQTLPIGSRTSFDIVLQEESTSMDEVVVVGYGTMRKKDLTGSLSSIGGEAILNRQTPTISQALQGAMPGVTVTRTNSAPGGSATIRIRGITSMTDGASDPYVLIDGVAGSIDDVNPNDIENITVLKDAASASIYGSQAAAGVILITTKRAGKSGASVTYNYTLGLDFQSQKPEYMNASDYMAAVNELRYNDLPSGGWYQDYSREYVENYAMLNRENPDLYPNVDWMDLILKDVGVRHSHSLTIQSGGDKRSSVLSLGFDDVDGLFRKNLSWKRYTARLNNDIQVFKWMKASADISLRYVDQLNPHSSPSDRMRYIPPIYQAKWSDGRYAPGKDGVNPYAALMSAGEKESDKYLANAKFQLDITPVKGLTVTGIFSPQFSYTKIKDFQRQTSYFSYQEESLTSSKYISSALTTELEEDRGDTFAHTTQVYANYRHTFGEDHNFSAMIGYENYWYQEGTIVAKNTSYAHSLIPDLNAGNSDGVTANSKNINELARRSYFGRLMYNYKSKYYVQGNIRRDGSSRFAPDCRWGTFLSASAGWVFTEEKFMEGARKVLDHGKLRLSYGELGNERIKGYYPYQAVLANNHTMGYAGSTLTGLSGYAQAAAIVTDITWETTSTFDVGVDLSLFRNRLSVTGDWYYKKTRDMLLQVPIAPIMGLSDPYDNIGDMNTKGWEITLGWRDNIGDFSYGLTFNLSDDVSKMGYIGNKEVISNGKIIREGEEYQSWYGYVSEGLYQTPEEVANSATMGSYVSPGDIRYRNFGDGDPNNPLISTDYDRRVLGSSLPHFNYGGSVDLAWRGIDFNLTFQGVGQRNSYLTDEMVQPLRGQWYNFATYIGGGNSWSRKNTIEQNKRAKYPRYSWASANNNYAISDYWLFDGSYFRVKNISLGYTLPQKWMSKIHVKSLRFAVTLTDFFTHSHFPEGWDPEVGTTGYPITKSVLFSAQLKF; encoded by the coding sequence ATGAAAAAAAGTTACGATGAATTTCAAAGAAAGTGCGATTTTCGGATGATCGCGGCTTTCTGTGCGCTTCTGGCAGCGATTCTATTTTCGCCATCGTACGCTTCGGCCCAGAACTTCACCATTCAGGGAAGCGTAAAGACCGAGAAAGGGGAGCCGGTTCCCGGCGCTACCATCATTCTCTCGGGAACCCAGCAGGGCGTAACGACCGACGCTCAGGGCAACTTCTCCCTGCGGCTGGCCAAAAAGCCCGCCGCGGATGCGTCGCTCCTCGTCTCCTACCTGGGCTACAAGTCCCAGACCCTGCCCATCGGCAGCCGCACGTCGTTCGACATCGTGCTCCAGGAGGAGAGCACCTCGATGGACGAAGTGGTCGTCGTGGGCTACGGCACCATGCGGAAAAAGGACCTGACGGGGTCGCTCTCCTCGATCGGAGGCGAAGCGATCCTCAACCGTCAGACCCCGACCATCTCGCAGGCCCTTCAGGGCGCCATGCCGGGCGTGACGGTCACCCGCACCAACTCGGCGCCGGGCGGCTCGGCCACGATCCGCATCCGCGGCATCACCTCGATGACCGACGGCGCGTCCGACCCCTACGTGCTGATCGACGGCGTAGCCGGCTCGATCGACGACGTAAATCCCAACGACATCGAGAACATCACCGTCCTGAAAGACGCCGCATCGGCTTCGATCTACGGTTCTCAGGCCGCGGCGGGCGTCATCCTGATCACCACCAAGCGGGCCGGCAAGTCGGGCGCGAGCGTCACCTATAATTATACGCTCGGACTCGATTTCCAGTCCCAGAAACCCGAGTACATGAACGCCAGCGACTACATGGCGGCGGTCAACGAACTGCGCTACAACGACCTGCCCTCGGGAGGCTGGTATCAGGACTACTCCCGCGAATACGTCGAGAACTACGCGATGCTCAACCGGGAGAATCCGGACCTCTATCCGAACGTAGACTGGATGGATCTGATACTCAAAGACGTGGGCGTGCGCCATTCGCACAGCCTGACGATCCAGTCGGGCGGCGACAAGCGCAGCTCGGTGCTGAGCCTGGGCTTCGACGACGTGGACGGCCTGTTCCGCAAGAACCTCTCGTGGAAGCGCTACACGGCCCGTCTGAACAACGACATACAGGTATTCAAGTGGATGAAAGCCTCGGCCGACATTTCGCTGCGCTACGTGGATCAGCTCAACCCCCATTCATCGCCGTCGGATCGCATGCGCTACATCCCGCCCATCTATCAGGCCAAATGGAGCGACGGCCGCTATGCCCCGGGCAAAGACGGCGTGAACCCCTATGCAGCCCTGATGTCGGCCGGCGAGAAGGAGAGCGACAAGTACCTGGCCAACGCCAAGTTCCAGCTGGACATCACCCCCGTCAAGGGACTGACCGTCACGGGCATCTTCTCGCCCCAGTTCTCCTACACCAAGATCAAGGACTTCCAGCGCCAGACCTCCTATTTCAGCTATCAGGAGGAGAGCCTCACCAGTTCGAAATACATCAGCAGCGCCCTGACCACGGAACTCGAAGAGGACCGCGGCGACACCTTCGCCCACACCACGCAGGTCTATGCCAACTACCGGCACACCTTCGGCGAGGACCACAACTTCAGCGCCATGATCGGTTACGAGAACTACTGGTATCAGGAGGGTACGATCGTGGCCAAGAACACGTCGTACGCCCACTCGCTGATCCCCGACCTGAACGCCGGCAACTCCGACGGCGTCACGGCCAACTCGAAGAACATCAACGAACTGGCCCGCCGCTCCTATTTCGGCCGCCTGATGTACAACTACAAGTCGAAATACTACGTTCAGGGCAATATCCGCCGCGACGGCTCCTCGCGCTTCGCGCCCGACTGCCGCTGGGGCACGTTCCTCTCGGCCTCGGCGGGCTGGGTCTTCACCGAGGAGAAATTCATGGAGGGCGCCCGCAAGGTCCTCGACCACGGCAAGCTGCGCCTCTCCTACGGCGAGCTGGGCAACGAGCGCATCAAGGGCTACTACCCCTATCAGGCCGTGCTGGCCAACAATCACACGATGGGCTACGCAGGTTCGACCTTGACGGGCCTGTCGGGCTATGCGCAGGCCGCCGCCATCGTCACGGACATCACCTGGGAGACCACCTCGACCTTCGACGTGGGCGTCGATCTCTCGCTGTTCCGCAACCGCCTGTCGGTGACCGGCGACTGGTATTACAAAAAGACGCGCGACATGCTCCTGCAAGTCCCCATCGCCCCGATCATGGGACTCTCGGACCCCTACGACAACATCGGCGACATGAACACCAAAGGCTGGGAGATCACCCTCGGCTGGCGCGACAACATCGGCGATTTCAGCTACGGACTCACGTTCAACCTTTCGGACGACGTTTCGAAGATGGGCTACATCGGCAACAAGGAGGTCATCTCGAACGGCAAGATCATCCGCGAGGGCGAGGAATACCAATCGTGGTACGGCTACGTCAGCGAGGGCCTCTACCAGACCCCCGAAGAGGTTGCGAATTCGGCGACCATGGGTTCCTACGTCTCCCCGGGCGACATCCGCTACCGGAACTTCGGCGACGGCGACCCGAACAATCCGCTCATCTCGACGGACTACGACCGCCGGGTGTTAGGCTCCTCGCTCCCGCACTTCAACTACGGCGGTTCGGTCGATCTGGCCTGGCGCGGCATCGACTTCAACCTGACGTTCCAGGGCGTCGGCCAGCGCAACTCCTATCTGACGGACGAGATGGTGCAGCCGCTCCGCGGTCAGTGGTATAACTTCGCCACCTACATCGGGGGGGGGAATTCGTGGAGCCGTAAAAACACCATCGAACAGAACAAGCGTGCCAAATACCCGCGTTATTCGTGGGCCAGCGCGAACAACAA
- a CDS encoding DUF5689 domain-containing protein gives MKKYLLWICTAAALLAAGASCSDDPEVDSVGRVGIQQESLTADGAGEDLTLNVTSNAYWRINFTDPETGESVRWVTASETSGMGNTAVTLKVARNRSTSARSTYVNVITESESSAVSVLLSQSAGTIGGGDGYDFPISQTFAIDAALALDNAFIEGAVCYFDDGMILRRTGSPTVMEFSTKTHTNPTTNWYFQRGVVIGEWETGDALQLEIPVKEELSGDLRYSYGSRRDGTQSAGHAWVFEWSADGESWTKFDGTCSGGVSDAVWKTIDFTIPADKKIPAGGKLWIRHRCTDGSKASTSASNQTVAYQSAFCITKASAEPTAVPPMNNDKVVFSTGFDDVIDAKAAYIDIPLDFMSSWNDGAYALPREQSGIVNVVSCWSRPGFLQVGRGDEALITRYTQGAYTIKLASRFEAMRISKCDLKLTFLASAMIDAYGKPTDPGVVVKADAESGATVEGGTLEGVADNEFKPFTVYVRNAKPETEITITSADMASSTDDVRFFLDDIVLEVEGEPQRPSADDPVKSDISAVRAMKGAEAVTISDNYYIQGRVVAVDNVPAGCFAVQDADAGIFVELADHGLAVGDQVEVVVKDARLAADADGLLVVTPTAADKVTKTAAASEVPAARAVSVADLTAGTYEAMLVTLPESQVIDADLSKTLGGNVTLELEDKSTYTMKTYASASFASTAVPQKRGVVKGLAGASFLLPTSAADLAAMTGTRFGEAVYAITPICGMLKMLLGGTPSIYNATYDDASKTVTYTDTGCTITKLGNTDVAGSGLTCKSTPYDGRFTTNGWGGDNWQDNALLFKIKATSVLKGNLRFGFGLFAASTALVPHNYKIEWSPNNTTWYGDMDVRQGPYTESGDNKFSIPTQANNGAYKMAFFNIPDDMAIAENGYLYIRISQADTECHKTGATISTSGELQFQHAFYLTTNEKRAYHTSTLPSGENVLLTEGFDDAFYGHDYFIPTWQMSASSNVPNVYTAPEGWNVTLAYELPGYIRLGSSAATSGTITTPALTALGDIPADITLTFKIGIHMGGSASYAPDPTTLTVTAEGAGTAAEPVHELASLPAECKPATEAEAKAMEDAYYKWYPVTVKVTGATKDTKITIGGTGRHYIDDIVITKD, from the coding sequence ATGAAAAAGTACTTGTTATGGATATGCACGGCGGCGGCTCTGCTGGCTGCCGGGGCTTCCTGTTCCGACGACCCGGAAGTCGATAGCGTCGGCCGGGTAGGCATTCAGCAGGAGAGCCTGACCGCCGACGGAGCGGGCGAGGATCTGACCCTCAACGTGACCAGCAACGCCTATTGGCGCATCAATTTCACCGATCCCGAGACCGGCGAGTCGGTTCGCTGGGTCACGGCCAGCGAGACCAGCGGCATGGGCAACACCGCGGTGACGCTCAAAGTCGCCCGCAACCGTTCGACCAGCGCGCGCAGCACCTATGTCAATGTAATCACCGAATCGGAGTCCTCCGCGGTTTCGGTCCTGCTGTCGCAGAGCGCCGGCACGATCGGCGGCGGCGACGGGTACGATTTCCCGATCTCCCAGACGTTCGCTATCGACGCCGCCCTCGCGCTGGACAATGCCTTTATCGAAGGGGCTGTCTGCTACTTCGACGACGGCATGATCCTGCGCCGGACGGGTTCTCCGACCGTGATGGAGTTCAGCACCAAGACCCACACCAATCCCACGACGAACTGGTATTTCCAGCGGGGCGTCGTCATCGGGGAGTGGGAGACCGGCGATGCCCTCCAGCTCGAAATTCCGGTGAAGGAGGAGCTCTCGGGCGACCTGCGCTACTCCTACGGCAGCCGCCGCGACGGCACCCAGAGTGCCGGGCATGCCTGGGTCTTTGAGTGGAGCGCCGACGGTGAGAGCTGGACGAAGTTCGACGGCACTTGCTCCGGCGGAGTTTCGGACGCCGTCTGGAAGACGATCGACTTCACCATTCCGGCCGACAAGAAGATTCCGGCCGGCGGCAAGCTCTGGATTCGCCACCGCTGCACCGACGGCTCCAAGGCGAGCACCTCGGCCTCGAACCAGACCGTTGCTTATCAGAGCGCGTTCTGCATCACGAAGGCTTCGGCCGAGCCGACTGCGGTTCCGCCGATGAACAACGACAAAGTGGTCTTCTCGACCGGTTTCGACGACGTGATCGACGCCAAAGCCGCCTATATCGACATCCCGCTCGACTTCATGTCGTCGTGGAACGACGGGGCCTATGCGCTGCCGCGCGAACAGTCCGGCATCGTGAATGTGGTCTCCTGCTGGAGCCGTCCGGGCTTCCTGCAAGTGGGCCGCGGCGACGAGGCTCTCATCACCCGCTACACGCAGGGAGCCTACACGATCAAACTGGCGTCGCGTTTCGAGGCGATGCGCATTTCGAAGTGCGATCTCAAACTCACCTTCCTCGCTTCGGCGATGATCGACGCCTACGGCAAGCCGACCGATCCGGGCGTGGTCGTGAAGGCCGACGCCGAGAGCGGTGCGACGGTCGAAGGCGGCACGCTCGAAGGGGTGGCCGACAACGAGTTCAAGCCCTTTACGGTCTATGTGCGCAACGCGAAGCCCGAAACGGAGATCACCATCACGTCGGCCGACATGGCCTCCAGCACGGACGACGTGCGCTTCTTCCTCGACGACATCGTGCTCGAAGTCGAGGGCGAGCCGCAGCGTCCGAGCGCTGACGATCCCGTGAAGTCCGATATTTCGGCCGTCCGCGCCATGAAGGGCGCCGAAGCGGTGACGATCAGCGACAACTATTATATACAGGGCCGCGTGGTGGCCGTGGACAACGTTCCGGCCGGCTGCTTCGCCGTGCAGGATGCCGACGCCGGCATCTTCGTCGAACTGGCGGATCACGGCCTCGCCGTGGGCGATCAGGTCGAGGTGGTCGTGAAGGATGCCCGGCTCGCTGCCGATGCCGACGGGCTGCTGGTGGTGACGCCGACGGCCGCCGATAAGGTAACCAAAACCGCGGCCGCTTCCGAAGTGCCCGCCGCACGGGCCGTCTCGGTGGCCGACCTGACGGCCGGGACCTACGAGGCGATGCTCGTCACGCTGCCCGAATCGCAGGTGATCGACGCCGATCTGTCGAAGACCCTGGGCGGGAACGTCACGCTCGAACTGGAGGACAAGAGCACCTATACGATGAAGACCTATGCTTCGGCGTCGTTCGCTTCGACGGCGGTTCCGCAGAAGCGCGGCGTGGTGAAGGGACTCGCCGGGGCATCGTTCCTGCTGCCGACCTCCGCGGCCGATCTTGCGGCCATGACCGGAACCCGTTTCGGCGAAGCCGTCTACGCCATTACGCCGATCTGCGGTATGCTCAAAATGTTGCTGGGCGGGACGCCGTCGATTTACAATGCGACATACGACGATGCGAGCAAGACGGTGACTTATACGGATACGGGTTGCACGATCACCAAACTTGGTAATACGGATGTGGCGGGCAGCGGCCTGACTTGCAAATCGACTCCTTACGACGGCCGGTTCACGACCAACGGCTGGGGTGGCGATAACTGGCAGGATAATGCCCTGCTTTTCAAAATCAAGGCTACTTCGGTGCTGAAAGGCAATCTGCGGTTCGGTTTCGGCCTCTTTGCGGCTTCGACGGCTCTGGTTCCCCATAATTACAAAATCGAATGGAGCCCGAACAATACGACTTGGTACGGCGATATGGATGTACGCCAAGGTCCCTATACCGAATCCGGCGATAATAAGTTCTCCATTCCGACTCAAGCTAACAACGGCGCCTATAAGATGGCATTCTTCAATATTCCGGATGACATGGCGATAGCCGAGAACGGCTATCTTTATATCCGCATCAGTCAGGCCGATACGGAATGCCACAAGACGGGCGCCACGATCAGCACGAGCGGTGAATTGCAGTTCCAGCATGCGTTCTATCTTACAACCAACGAGAAGCGCGCCTATCACACTTCGACGCTGCCGTCGGGTGAAAACGTGCTGTTGACCGAGGGCTTCGACGATGCTTTCTACGGACATGACTATTTCATTCCGACCTGGCAGATGAGCGCCAGTTCCAATGTCCCCAATGTATATACCGCTCCGGAGGGTTGGAATGTGACGCTGGCTTATGAACTCCCGGGATATATTCGTCTGGGCAGCAGCGCTGCGACGAGCGGAACTATTACCACTCCGGCTTTGACGGCATTGGGCGATATTCCGGCTGACATTACCCTTACTTTCAAGATCGGTATCCATATGGGCGGATCCGCCTCCTATGCGCCCGATCCGACTACGCTGACCGTAACGGCCGAGGGTGCGGGCACAGCCGCTGAACCCGTTCACGAACTGGCTTCGTTGCCGGCGGAATGTAAACCCGCTACCGAAGCGGAGGCCAAAGCGATGGAGGATGCCTATTATAAATGGTACCCTGTGACGGTGAAGGTTACGGGGGCTACGAAAGACACCAAGATTACGATCGGAGGTACGGGCCGCCATTATATCGACGACATCGTGATTACGAAGGACTAA
- a CDS encoding endonuclease/exonuclease/phosphatase family protein — protein sequence MKTLKYLLCGITMCALACSSSKDDGPGPDKGESNTLKIMSFNVRYNSANDEGDTNWEVRKAAVVKMINTVQPDVVGLQEPRTEQRTYLKNNLPNYGYLEVPGTGAGTGGNTCLIYRQDRFTKVNDGYFFLSPTPDEPSRCWDVGDSQWRTSVWVHLKEKETGKEFFFLSTHMPVRTNSSYPNEPYIQARINSANLNVERMKKIAGESAMCFIVGDMNCSEKAADGSANADGVRALKPYRDWMKSGRDIAPTGDAYSFNNFGKGTAAPSRNLDHIFYRNVTMAMSFRTLTDNYGVKYVSDHYPILLTVLF from the coding sequence ATGAAAACACTGAAGTATCTGCTTTGTGGAATTACAATGTGCGCCCTGGCGTGCTCGTCGAGTAAGGATGACGGACCCGGACCCGACAAAGGCGAATCGAACACGCTGAAAATAATGTCGTTCAATGTCCGCTACAACAGCGCCAACGATGAGGGCGACACGAACTGGGAGGTACGCAAGGCGGCCGTCGTGAAGATGATCAACACGGTTCAGCCCGATGTGGTCGGCTTGCAGGAGCCGCGCACGGAACAGCGGACCTATCTGAAAAACAACCTGCCGAACTACGGCTATCTGGAGGTTCCCGGAACAGGGGCCGGAACGGGCGGAAACACTTGCCTGATCTATCGTCAGGACCGCTTCACGAAGGTCAACGACGGCTATTTCTTCCTCAGCCCGACCCCCGACGAGCCCTCCCGCTGCTGGGACGTGGGCGATTCGCAGTGGCGGACTTCGGTTTGGGTTCACCTGAAAGAGAAGGAGACCGGCAAGGAGTTTTTCTTCCTCTCGACGCACATGCCCGTGCGCACCAATTCCAGCTATCCCAACGAGCCCTATATCCAGGCGCGCATCAACAGCGCCAACCTCAATGTCGAGCGGATGAAGAAAATCGCGGGTGAGTCGGCGATGTGCTTCATCGTGGGCGACATGAACTGTTCGGAGAAGGCCGCCGACGGTTCGGCCAACGCCGACGGCGTGCGTGCGCTGAAACCCTACCGGGACTGGATGAAATCGGGCCGCGACATCGCTCCTACGGGGGATGCTTACAGTTTCAACAACTTCGGCAAGGGAACGGCCGCGCCGAGCCGCAATCTCGACCATATCTTCTACCGTAACGTGACGATGGCCATGTCGTTCCGCACGCTGACCGACAATTACGGGGTGAAGTATGTTTCCGACCACTATCCGATCCTGCTGACGGTGCTGTTCTGA
- the pflA gene encoding pyruvate formate-lyase-activating protein, producing MLRVHSYESMGTFDGPGLRLVVFLQGCNFRCLYCANPDTIEAGEGKPTDPAEILRIAVDQKPFYGKRGGVTFSGGEPTFQAAELVPLVRALKEAGIHVCIDSNGGVWNPAVEELLGLVDLVLLDVKQADPERHRALTGRENTQTLRTAAWLEAHGKPFWLRYVLVPGYSDAEADIRTLGERLGGYKSVERVELLPYHTLGVHKYEAMGLEYKLRHVRENTPEELDRAAALLREYFPTVIVN from the coding sequence ATGCTTCGTGTACATTCTTACGAATCGATGGGAACTTTCGACGGGCCGGGACTCCGGCTCGTCGTTTTCCTGCAAGGCTGCAATTTCCGCTGTCTCTACTGCGCCAACCCCGACACGATCGAGGCCGGGGAGGGCAAGCCGACCGATCCTGCGGAGATTCTGCGCATAGCCGTCGATCAGAAACCGTTCTACGGCAAACGCGGCGGCGTGACCTTCTCGGGCGGCGAACCCACGTTCCAGGCCGCGGAACTCGTTCCGCTGGTCCGCGCGCTGAAAGAGGCCGGCATCCATGTCTGCATCGACTCGAACGGCGGGGTGTGGAACCCGGCCGTCGAAGAGCTGCTGGGGCTGGTCGATCTGGTGCTGCTGGACGTGAAGCAGGCCGATCCCGAACGCCACCGCGCCCTCACCGGACGCGAGAACACGCAGACATTGCGGACGGCCGCATGGCTCGAAGCCCACGGAAAACCGTTCTGGCTGCGCTATGTGCTCGTTCCGGGTTACAGCGACGCCGAAGCCGACATCCGCACGCTGGGGGAGCGTCTCGGAGGTTACAAATCCGTGGAGCGGGTCGAACTGCTCCCCTACCACACCCTCGGGGTTCACAAATACGAGGCGATGGGGCTGGAATACAAGCTCCGCCATGTGCGGGAGAACACCCCCGAAGAGCTCGACCGCGCGGCGGCCCTGCTGCGGGAATACTTCCCGACGGTCATCGTCAACTGA
- the pflB gene encoding formate C-acetyltransferase → MELNKTFIDGLWSKEINVTSFVQTNITPYLGDASFLQGPTERTKHIWNLCLKALEEERQHNGVRSLDNKTVSTITSHKAGYIDRENELIVGLQTDELLKRAIKPFGGINVVSRACKENGVEVDEKVRDIFTHYRKTHNDGVFDVYTEEIRSFRSLGFLTGLPDNYARGRIIGDYRRLALYGTDRLIEAKQQDLRNLTGPMTDARIRLREEVAEQINALKDIRTMGEYYGLDLSRPAHSAQEAVQWVYMAYLAAVKEQDGAAMSLGNVSSFLDIFIEYDLAHGTIDESFAQELIDQFVIKLRMVRHLRMQSYNDIFAGDPTWVTEAIGGRFNDGRTKVTKTSFRFLQTLYNLGPSPEPNLTILWSPELPQGFKDFCAKVSADTSSIQYENDDLMREVRHSDDYGIACCVSFQDIGRQIQFFGARTNLAKALLLAINGGRCENTGTLMVKGIPALSEGPLRFEEVMRNYKMVLKEIARVYNEAMNIIHYMHDKYYYEKAQMAFVDTDPRINLAYGVAGLSIALDSLSAIKYARVTARRNAEGLTEGFDIEGEFPCYGNNDDRVDHLGVDLVYYFSEELKKLPVYKNARPTLSLLTITSNVMYGKKTGATPDGRLKGVAFAPGANPMHGRDKSGAIASLASVAKMRYRDSQDGISNTFSIVPKSLGPTAEERIDNLVTMLDGYFTKGAHHLNVNVLNREMLEDAMEHPEKYPQLTIRVSGYAVNFTKLSREHQLEVISRSFHERM, encoded by the coding sequence ATGGAACTGAACAAAACCTTTATCGACGGGCTTTGGAGCAAGGAAATCAACGTGACGAGCTTCGTGCAGACGAACATCACGCCCTACCTGGGCGACGCCTCGTTCCTCCAGGGACCGACCGAGCGCACGAAACACATCTGGAATCTCTGTCTCAAAGCTCTCGAAGAGGAACGTCAGCATAACGGTGTCCGTTCGCTGGACAACAAGACCGTCTCGACCATCACTTCGCACAAGGCCGGCTACATCGACCGCGAAAACGAGCTGATCGTGGGCCTGCAAACCGACGAACTTCTCAAACGCGCCATCAAGCCCTTCGGCGGCATCAACGTCGTGTCGCGCGCCTGCAAGGAGAACGGCGTGGAGGTCGATGAGAAAGTCCGGGACATCTTCACCCACTACCGCAAGACCCACAACGACGGCGTATTCGATGTCTACACCGAAGAGATCCGCTCGTTCCGCTCGCTGGGCTTCCTGACGGGACTGCCCGACAACTACGCCCGCGGCCGCATCATCGGCGACTACCGCCGTCTGGCCCTCTACGGCACCGACCGTCTGATCGAGGCCAAGCAGCAGGACCTGCGCAACCTCACCGGCCCGATGACCGACGCCCGCATCCGCCTGCGCGAAGAGGTCGCCGAGCAGATCAATGCCCTGAAGGACATCCGCACGATGGGCGAATACTACGGACTGGACCTCAGCCGTCCGGCGCACTCGGCGCAGGAGGCCGTGCAGTGGGTCTACATGGCCTATCTGGCCGCCGTCAAGGAGCAGGACGGAGCCGCCATGTCGCTGGGCAACGTCTCGTCGTTCCTCGACATCTTCATCGAATACGATCTGGCGCACGGCACGATCGACGAGTCGTTCGCCCAAGAGCTGATCGACCAGTTCGTCATCAAGCTGCGCATGGTGCGCCACCTGCGCATGCAGTCCTACAACGACATCTTCGCCGGCGACCCGACGTGGGTGACCGAGGCCATCGGCGGACGCTTCAACGACGGCCGCACGAAGGTCACGAAGACCTCGTTCCGCTTCTTGCAGACGCTCTACAACCTCGGCCCTTCGCCCGAGCCCAACCTCACGATCCTCTGGAGCCCCGAACTGCCCCAGGGATTCAAGGATTTCTGCGCCAAGGTCTCGGCCGACACCAGCTCGATCCAGTACGAGAACGACGACCTGATGCGTGAGGTCCGCCACTCGGACGACTACGGCATCGCCTGCTGCGTCTCGTTCCAGGACATCGGCCGCCAGATCCAGTTCTTCGGCGCCCGCACCAACCTGGCCAAAGCCCTGCTGCTGGCCATCAACGGCGGCCGCTGCGAGAACACCGGCACGCTGATGGTCAAGGGCATCCCGGCCCTGTCGGAGGGTCCGCTGCGCTTCGAGGAGGTGATGCGCAACTACAAGATGGTGCTCAAGGAGATCGCCCGCGTCTACAACGAGGCGATGAACATCATCCACTACATGCACGACAAATACTACTACGAGAAAGCCCAGATGGCGTTCGTCGATACCGATCCCCGCATCAACCTCGCCTACGGCGTGGCGGGCCTTTCGATCGCCCTCGACTCGCTCTCGGCCATCAAATACGCCCGTGTGACGGCCCGCCGCAACGCCGAGGGGCTCACCGAAGGCTTCGACATCGAAGGCGAATTCCCCTGCTACGGCAACAACGACGACCGCGTCGATCACCTGGGCGTGGACCTCGTCTACTACTTCAGCGAGGAGCTCAAAAAACTGCCCGTCTACAAGAACGCCCGCCCGACGCTGTCGCTGCTCACGATCACCTCGAACGTGATGTACGGCAAGAAGACCGGCGCGACGCCCGACGGACGCCTCAAGGGCGTGGCCTTCGCCCCGGGAGCCAACCCGATGCACGGCCGCGACAAGAGCGGCGCCATCGCATCGCTCGCCTCGGTGGCCAAGATGCGCTACCGCGACTCGCAGGACGGTATTTCGAACACCTTCTCGATCGTCCCCAAATCGCTGGGCCCGACGGCCGAGGAGCGCATCGACAACCTCGTGACGATGCTCGACGGCTACTTCACGAAGGGTGCCCACCACCTGAACGTCAACGTGCTGAACCGCGAGATGCTGGAAGACGCCATGGAGCACCCCGAGAAGTATCCGCAGCTGACGATCCGCGTTTCGGGCTATGCCGTGAACTTCACGAAGCTGAGCCGCGAACACCAGCTGGAGGTCATCAGCCGCAGCTTCCATGAAAGAATGTAA